The Bacillus sp. SM2101 nucleotide sequence CCCTCATTACGAAATACACGACCGATTTCATAAACTTTTTCTAAGCCACCAACAATTAGTCTCTTTAAATGTAATTCAATTGCAATTCTCATATATAAAGGGATATCTAGTGCATTATGGTGAGTAATAAAAGGTTTTGCCGAAGCTCCGCCTGCGATTGAGTGCATCATCGGAGTTTCTACCTCTAAATATCCATTGTTATCTAAATAACGTCTCATCGATTGAATAATTTGGCTTCTAGATATGAACGTTTGCTTACTCTTAGGGTTAGTAATTAAATCTAAATATCGCTGACGATATCTTTGCTCTATATCTTTTAAACCATGATATTTATCAGGTAATGGTCTAAGTGATTTTGTTAATAATTCAAATGAAGTTGCTTTAATAGAAAGCTCCCCAACTTTTGTTTTAAAAACAGTGCCAGAAATTCCAATGATATCTCCAATATCTGCGATTGTAAAAGTCTCATACGGTGCATCACCTATCGCATCTTTTCTAACGTATATTTGGATCTGATCTGTCAAATCTTGAATATGCGCAAAACCAGCTTTACCCTTCCCTCGTTTTGTCATTATTCTACCAGCTATTTTAACGTGTACTTCATTTTGTTCTAACTCTTCCTTAGAGTAATGATCCAATGTGGAAATCAACTCTTTAGCGGAGTGAGTACGTTCAAAACGTTTTCCAAACGGATCAATCCCGTTTTCTTCTAGCTTATGTAATTTTTCACGTCTGACTACTAACTGATCATTCAATTCTTCTGTACTCATACCAATCAACTCCAATATTATTTTTCTAACAAAAAAAGAGATTTTATATACTTCTAGTTCAAAAGAAGCGTTACTTATTCAAGGGCTCTTCTTGTTAACTCAGTTGTTATCTTTACCAAAATAGAGTAGCAAGTAATGGGTTTAGGGATTTTTATAAATATTAAAGGCGGATAAGATATCCCGATAGTTGCATACGTGTTGCTATTTAAGAAAGAAAACAACAATCTATACGAAAACAGCCATTGTTAAAAAGAAAAACCCGACAGTGCCGAGTTAATCTGAAATTGAGTTAAGTCTAAAGAATTTAGTTTCTAAAAAGTGTTGGAACCCTTCCCCTGAAGTTGCTCGTGCCTTCTAGGTGAAAGGGTGATGCTTTCCTTCCTTTAGAAAAACTGCCAGCGATAGACTGGCAGTATATAAACGTCTTTTAGGGGTTATTATATTCCAGGCTATACTTGATGTCAAACAACTTTCGCTACACTTTGCTGTTTATTTTCCACATCATCAACGAACTTTGTTAGTAGATTTACTAAGTCTGCTCTATTATGACAATCATTTATAGCATTCCTTACTCTAGCATTGCCTTTGATCCCTTTTAAATACCATGCTGCATGCTTTCTCATTTCTTTCACCGCTATGTTCTCATTTTTTAGAGCAATTAGTCGGTCAAGGTGTAAAATACAAACATCTATCTTTTCTCGAATTCCAGGTTCTTCAATTAATTCACCCGTTTCAAGATATTTGACTGTACGGTATATCATCCAAGGGTTACCTAATGCAGCTCGTCCTATCATGACCCCATCACAACCTGTTTGCTCAAGCATCGCTTTTGCATCCTGCGGAGATTCAACATCACCATTTCCGATGATCGGTATATTAACTGCTTGTTTTACCTGTTTAATGATATCCCAGTTTGCCTTACCCTCATACATTTGCTCACGTGTTCTTCCATGTAACGATACAGCTTTTCCTCCAGCACGTTCAACTGCCATTGCATTCTCAATTGCAAATATATGTTCATCGTCCCAACCCATACGCATTTTTACAGTGACAGGTTTTTGTACAGCATCAACGACAGCAGCAACCATCTCATATATTTTAGCTGGATCAAGCAACCATTTTGCACCTGCATCACACTTTGTAATTTTGGGAACTGGACACCCCATATTAATATCAATAATATCTGCTGTTGTGTTTTGTTCTACAAATTTCGCGGCTTCTACAAGAGTCTCTTTTTCTCCACCAAATATTTGCAAGCTGAGCGGCTTCTCTCGTTCATCAATATAGAGCATACCTAACGTCTTTGCATTTTTATATAGAATGGCTTTATCGCTCACCATTTCTGCACAAACAAGCCCTGCACCAAATTCTTTTACAGTTAGCCTGAAGGCTGAGTTACATACACCAGCCATAGGCGCTAACACAACAGGGTTTTTCATTTGTAAATCACCAATCTTCAGCATATCTGTCCCTCCTTGTTATATACTTCTAATCTATATAATTGACTTATAGGTCACTAAAAGGCGATAACTCACCTATACTTACCTCAAGTTTATCCGAAATATCTTTCACTAACTCTTCGCTAGGTAATCGATTCCCTCTCTCTACCTCTCCTAACAAAGTTATTGAAACCCCAAGATCTTTTGCAAAACTTTGTTGGGTATAGCCCTTTAGCTTTCGAAACGCTCGAATACGTCTTCCCCAATTCTCCGTTTCCATACATGTACCCCTTCTCTATCAATTAATTTGTTGATATTAACCGACGATGAATCAACACCTTTTCCAAGGACAACATGTTGATCGATCTCTAACAATGGTACCATGACGAATGCTCTTTCAAGCATTCGTGGATGTGGAACAATAAGTTGCTCTGTTTCAATATTTTCTTGATTATATAACAAAATGTCAAGGTCAATTGTTCGAGGACCCCATCTAATTTCCCTTTTTCTTCCTAATTGTTCTTCTGTATGTTGACAAATCGTTAATAAATCAAGTGCTGAAAGGTCTGTATTAACTTTAATTACCATATTCAAAAATTGATCTTGATCCGTGTAACCAACAGGGTTTGTCTCATAAATTGATGAAGTTTTCGTTATAGTAATTTGAGGATGCAATTGTAAACTTTTAATAGCCTTAAACATATATAATTGTCTATCACCTTGATTAGAACCTAGTGCAATATAAGCTTCTCGTGTCATTTAGCGACTCCTTGTTATGAATACTGCTACATCTTTATAATAACCCGGAATTGGCGGGCCAGGCTTTGTTATTTTCACAGTACATTCTTCTATTTGGACGAATGTTGCTAATAAATCTGCAGTAATTCTATCGCCCACTGCTTCTATTAATTTATATGGTTTTCCCTCCACAATCCGTTGGCAAATTTCATATACTTCACCATAGTTAACTGTATTTTGTAACTGATCTGTTTGACCGGCACTTGATAAGTCGAGTTGAAGCTCAACATCTACCAAAAACCGCTGTCCTAATTTTGTTTCTTCAGTAAATACCCCATGATATCCATAAAACATCATTTCATTGACAACTATTTTATCTATTGTTCTTCACACCTTTCCCTATCAAAGCATCCATCATCATGGCGATTCTAGAAATTTGCATAACATCATGAACTCTTACGATGTGGCATCCTTTTTCTATACCAAGACAAACAGTTGCACCTGTACCTTCTACACGTTCAGCTGGTGGCAAATCCAAAATTTGTCCAATGAAAGACTTTCGAGATGTCCCTAATAACACAGGGTATCCAAGCTTGTTTAACTCATCTAAATGTCGTATGATTTCAAGATTCTGTTCAAAAGATTTTGCAAAACCAACACCAGGATCTAAAATAATGTTATCATCTTTCACTCCGGCAGACTTAACGATAGACACACTCTCTTTCAAATCATTAAGCACATCAACAAAAAAGTTTTGGTAATTACGGTTAGTCCGATTATGCATTAATACAATTGGAACTTGATAATGTGCAGCTACCTCGGCCATTTTTGGATCAGCCTTAGCACCCCAAACATCATTAATTATATGAGCACCAGCCTCAATTGCCTGCTTAGCTACTTCAGCCTTGTACGTATCTATAGATACCGCCACATTCACATTTGCAGCAACTTCTTTTACAACTGGAATAACTCTTGATAATTCTTCATCTAACAACACTTTATTTGCCCCAGGGCGTGTAGATTCTCCACCTATATCAATAATATCAGCACCTTCAGAAGTCATTCTCTCAGCATGCTTTACAGCTAATTCGATCGAATTAAATTTGCCCCCATCTGAAAATGAATCGGGTGTAGCATTGACTATACCCATAATATAGGTCTTCTTTGTAAAATCTAGATGATAAGGTCCACATGATAACTGTAAAGGTTGACCTTTCACTCGTTTCACTCCTTCCAAAAACTGTGTAGGTCAACCCTACTCCATAACGATTTTTTCGTTTCATTGTATTGCTTCTTCAAAGTATTAAAAACCATGCCCTTATTTCCCTGAAAATATCTATGTTCTATTTTATATATCGGTATCAATTCTTGAATCGAATTTGTGACAAACACCTCATCAGCCATTAGCATTTCATCCGGTTTAAATAACCCATCATCAATATGCAAACCATTATGTTTTGCAAGAGTCATTACAAATTGTCTTGTAACTCCGTTCAAAATCCCTGTTTCCAGAGAAGGTGTGTAGATTTTATCGTTCTTTACCCAAAAAACGTTCGACACAATCCCCTCTGCAATAAATCCCTTTTGAGATAGAAATATCCCTTCCTTTGTCGCATCTACTCCTATCTCTCTCTTCCCAAAAACATTGTTTAAAAAATGATGGGACTTTAATCGACTTTTTCCTTCTGGTGTATTTCTCTTTGTTTTTAGAAAAACACCAGCTTTTTCAGCAACTGGTACTTGCAGTGGTTTTATATATATAATGACGGTAGGTTTTGTATAATGTTCAACCGACAAACCGATATCTCCTACTCCAGCTGAAACATTCAATCTAACGTAAGCATTTGAAAGGTTATTTTTGTTAAGTAAACGAGTAATGATTGAGAAAATCTCATCTCGATGCAGTTCTATATCTATCGCTAAACTGTTTAACCCTTCATTTAACCTTGAAAGATGGTCATCCAACAAAAAAGGGTGTCCATCATATACTGCAAGTGTCTCAAACAAACCTATTCCATACATATACCCGTGGTCAAATGGAGAGATCTTCGCATCTTCTTTTTTTATAATTTTGCCGTCTAAGTATATATACATAAACTGATTATTTTACTTCCCTATATTGCTCAATAAAATTTTTAAGTAGTCGTTTACCGAAAGCAGTCATAATAGACTCTGGATGAAATTGAACACCTTCAATAGGGAGGGTTTTATGTCTAATCGCCATAATCTCATCTTCTTCAGTCCAAGCTGTAATTTCAAAACAATCAGGTAAAGTCTCTCTTTTCACAATTAAAGAATGATATCTAGTTGCAGTTAAAGGATTTTCAATATCTGTAAAAATTGTTTTTTGATTATGAAAAATTTGAGATGTTTTTCCATGCATTAATTTATCAGCTCTTACAACATCGCCACCAAATGCCTGAGCAATCGATTGATGTCCTAAACACACTCCGAAAAGCGGAATTTTCCCAGCAAAATATTGAATAGTTTCCAGGCTTATACCTGCTTCATTAGGGCTACATGGCCCAGGGGAAATCATAATAAAGTTTGGGTTTAGCTCCTCAATTTCTTTTATCGTTATTTCATCGTTACGCTTTACGACCAACTCTTCTCCTAATTCACCTAAGTATTGTACTAGGTTATACGTAAAAGAATCATAATTATCGATCATTAAAATCATTATCGTCACCTCATCAATATTTTTTTAGAGCTTTTGCATCCCTTCTAGTGAGAAGTTAGCAAGCTTCAATGTTCAAATTTACTCTAATGAGTTTACTTTCTTAGCTTCACATAATTCAATAGCCTTCCACAGTGCTTTAGCTTTTTTTAATGACTCTTTATACTCATATTTTGGATTTGAATCAATTACAATACCTGCACCTGCTTGAATATGAGCAATGCCATCCTTTACAACCATTGTTCTAATAACTATGTTTAATTCAATATTATCTGAGAAACCTATCCAACCAATTGACCCTGTATACATTCCTCTACGTACAGGTTCTAACTCTTCTATAATTTCCATCGTCCTCACTTTAGGTGCCCCAGTTATCGTTCCACCAGGGAAAACAGCTCTAATTAAATCATGCGCATTCTTACTTTTATCTAACTTCCCTTTCACATTTGAGACGATGTGCATTACATGTGAATATTTCTCAATAACCATAAATTCATCAACTTCTACCGTTCCATATCGACAAACTCTCCCTAAGTCATTCCGCTCCAAGTCAACGAGCATAACATGTTCGGCCCGTTCCTTCTCATTTTGAATAAGCTCATTGGCAAGCTTAACATCTTCTTCATGAGTTGTTCCACGAGAACGGGTCCCTGCAATTGGACGAGTACTCACTTCTTCACCATCTTTTTTAATAAGAAGTTCTGGAGAACCACTAACAATTTGAACTTCGCCCATTTCCAAATATGCCATATAGGGAGATGGGTTTAACTCACGTAATTGTTCATAAATGTCAATAGGGTGCTTTGTAATTGATTTTGATTGCCGTACGGATAAATTTATCTGAAAGACATCACCTTGTGCAATATAATTCTTTACCTTCTCTACTGCTTCTTTAAATTCCTCTTCAGACATTGATACATTTTGATGTTGACTTTCTTGTGTAGGGTAAGCGAAATTTAGTTCATGACTTATCTCTACACTCCACATCCTCTCATAATGATCTAAACGTTTCTGTGTTTTTTCATCATCTCCGTTATCAATCGTCATTAGCCATAGTATATTCTCATTATGATCATAAACAAAAATGTCATCAAAAATAAAAAAACAAATATCAGGGGTAAGTAAATCATCAGCAGCCACTGTAGGTAGTTTTTCAATTTGCCGAACATAATCATAGCTTATATAGCCAATAGCACCACCCTGAAAATCTGGTAAGCTAGGTACATGTTCAGTTTTATATTTCCTCATCCATTCCTTAAGAACCACAAGTGGATCTCCTTCTATTGTAGAGCGTTGACCATGTTCTATAATTTCAACCTGATTATTTTTTCCTTTAATTGTTGCAAACGGCCTAAGACCAATTATGCTATATTGCCCCCCACGGCCACTTTCAAGTAGCATGTGATACGGTTCATCTTTTGATAAGTATTTATATCTTTTAAACCACTCATCTTCTTTGATAGGTAATTTCCTAGCTACAGGTCTTCTTTGTTGCATCGTGTCACACTCCTTACTCCAAACTAAAACTGATAAGCCTATTGTACAAGAATGTCACTAAGAGTTCACCTTCCAGCATCTAAAATTTCGAATGAATGTAAAAAAAGAGTTATGAAGACCATAATAGTTAATATATCTTCCCTGTTAATCTCTATAGCTAGAACCTTCCCTCTTAATAAAGGCTCTTCTCGTTAATTTCGTAATTCAACTAAGGACAACTGTCACAGATGGTACGAACGTTAAATTTATACGTTCTTATGTCTTAAAATGAAACACTCCTTAATCCGAAAACAACATAAATAAAAAAAGACTCTTTTCACAAACTTTGTTGCTAAAGAGTCTTATGAGAACTCAATAATTTTATATACTGGATATACGTGCTTAAAACTTACAACACAAAGCAACAATCAATGCAAAAACAATATAAAAAAACAGCTCCTTTAGGGGCTGTTTTTATAAAAGTTACTTCTTATGAAGTTCTATTCTTCAAATTGATAAAGTGGTGTACTCAAATATCTCTCACCATTACTTGGGATAATTGCTAACACTTTTTTTCCTTTGCCTAGCTGCTTCGCTACTTTTAATGCCGCACATATTGCTGCACCCGACGATATCCCACCTAGAATACCTTCCTCTTTAGCAGCACGACGTGCATATTCAAATGCTTCTTCAGTAGTAATCTTCAAAATATCGTCATACACATCCGTATTTAAAATATCTGGTACGAACCCTGCACCGATACCTTGAATTTTATGCGGTCCTGGATTACCTCCAGATAAAACAGGTGAATCTGATGGTTCAACAGCCACAATTTTTACATTTGGATATTTATCTTTTAATACTGAACCCGCTCCAGTAATTGTTCCGCCAGTTCCTATCCCTGAAACAAATGCATCTAATTGATCACCCATTTGTTCAACTATTTCTACTCCTGTAGTTAGCTTATGAACTTCAGGGTTCGCCTCATTTTTAAATTGCTGTGGCATAAAGTATCCGTGATCTTCACGTAATTCACCAGCCTTACGTATCGCTCCGCCCATCCCCTCACTACCAGGAGTTAACACGATTTCTGCACCGTAAGCTTTTAGTAAATTTCTTCTTTCTAAACTCATTGTTTCTGGCATTACTAAGATTGCTTTATAGCCTTTGGCTGCTGCAACCATCGCTAAACCAATTCCTGTATTACCACTTGTTGGTTCAACGATTGTATCACCTTGTTTTAGTAACCCTTCCTTTTCCGCTGCTTCAATCATTGCTAAAGCAATTCTATCCTTTACACTAC carries:
- the pabA gene encoding aminodeoxychorismate/anthranilate synthase component II, which codes for MILMIDNYDSFTYNLVQYLGELGEELVVKRNDEITIKEIEELNPNFIMISPGPCSPNEAGISLETIQYFAGKIPLFGVCLGHQSIAQAFGGDVVRADKLMHGKTSQIFHNQKTIFTDIENPLTATRYHSLIVKRETLPDCFEITAWTEEDEIMAIRHKTLPIEGVQFHPESIMTAFGKRLLKNFIEQYREVK
- the cysK gene encoding cysteine synthase A: MKIVNSVNELIGQTPIVKLNRLVEDNSAEVYLKLEFMNPGSSVKDRIALAMIEAAEKEGLLKQGDTIVEPTSGNTGIGLAMVAAAKGYKAILVMPETMSLERRNLLKAYGAEIVLTPGSEGMGGAIRKAGELREDHGYFMPQQFKNEANPEVHKLTTGVEIVEQMGDQLDAFVSGIGTGGTITGAGSVLKDKYPNVKIVAVEPSDSPVLSGGNPGPHKIQGIGAGFVPDILNTDVYDDILKITTEEAFEYARRAAKEEGILGGISSGAAICAALKVAKQLGKGKKVLAIIPSNGERYLSTPLYQFEE
- the lysS gene encoding lysine--tRNA ligase, with the protein product MSTEELNDQLVVRREKLHKLEENGIDPFGKRFERTHSAKELISTLDHYSKEELEQNEVHVKIAGRIMTKRGKGKAGFAHIQDLTDQIQIYVRKDAIGDAPYETFTIADIGDIIGISGTVFKTKVGELSIKATSFELLTKSLRPLPDKYHGLKDIEQRYRQRYLDLITNPKSKQTFISRSQIIQSMRRYLDNNGYLEVETPMMHSIAGGASAKPFITHHNALDIPLYMRIAIELHLKRLIVGGLEKVYEIGRVFRNEGVSTRHNPEFTMLELYEAYADFEDIMSLTENMIAHIAEEVLGSTTVMYGDDEVELKPKWKRLHMVDAIKEYVGVDFWKEMSVEEARAHAKEHGVEINDNMLYGHIVNEFFEQKIEDKLIQPTFIYGHPVEISPLAKKNAQDPRFTDRFELFIVGREHANAFTELNDPIDQRQRFEAQIKEREQGNDEAHMMDEDFVEALEYGMPPTGGLGIGIDRLVMLLTNAPSIRDVLLFPQMRNK
- a CDS encoding helix-turn-helix transcriptional regulator encodes the protein METENWGRRIRAFRKLKGYTQQSFAKDLGVSITLLGEVERGNRLPSEELVKDISDKLEVSIGELSPFSDL
- the folB gene encoding dihydroneopterin aldolase, with amino-acid sequence MDKIVVNEMMFYGYHGVFTEETKLGQRFLVDVELQLDLSSAGQTDQLQNTVNYGEVYEICQRIVEGKPYKLIEAVGDRITADLLATFVQIEECTVKITKPGPPIPGYYKDVAVFITRSR
- the dusB gene encoding tRNA dihydrouridine synthase DusB → MLKIGDLQMKNPVVLAPMAGVCNSAFRLTVKEFGAGLVCAEMVSDKAILYKNAKTLGMLYIDEREKPLSLQIFGGEKETLVEAAKFVEQNTTADIIDINMGCPVPKITKCDAGAKWLLDPAKIYEMVAAVVDAVQKPVTVKMRMGWDDEHIFAIENAMAVERAGGKAVSLHGRTREQMYEGKANWDIIKQVKQAVNIPIIGNGDVESPQDAKAMLEQTGCDGVMIGRAALGNPWMIYRTVKYLETGELIEEPGIREKIDVCILHLDRLIALKNENIAVKEMRKHAAWYLKGIKGNARVRNAINDCHNRADLVNLLTKFVDDVENKQQSVAKVV
- the folP gene encoding dihydropteroate synthase, with the translated sequence MGIVNATPDSFSDGGKFNSIELAVKHAERMTSEGADIIDIGGESTRPGANKVLLDEELSRVIPVVKEVAANVNVAVSIDTYKAEVAKQAIEAGAHIINDVWGAKADPKMAEVAAHYQVPIVLMHNRTNRNYQNFFVDVLNDLKESVSIVKSAGVKDDNIILDPGVGFAKSFEQNLEIIRHLDELNKLGYPVLLGTSRKSFIGQILDLPPAERVEGTGATVCLGIEKGCHIVRVHDVMQISRIAMMMDALIGKGVKNNR
- the trpE gene encoding anthranilate synthase component I, producing the protein MQQRRPVARKLPIKEDEWFKRYKYLSKDEPYHMLLESGRGGQYSIIGLRPFATIKGKNNQVEIIEHGQRSTIEGDPLVVLKEWMRKYKTEHVPSLPDFQGGAIGYISYDYVRQIEKLPTVAADDLLTPDICFFIFDDIFVYDHNENILWLMTIDNGDDEKTQKRLDHYERMWSVEISHELNFAYPTQESQHQNVSMSEEEFKEAVEKVKNYIAQGDVFQINLSVRQSKSITKHPIDIYEQLRELNPSPYMAYLEMGEVQIVSGSPELLIKKDGEEVSTRPIAGTRSRGTTHEEDVKLANELIQNEKERAEHVMLVDLERNDLGRVCRYGTVEVDEFMVIEKYSHVMHIVSNVKGKLDKSKNAHDLIRAVFPGGTITGAPKVRTMEIIEELEPVRRGMYTGSIGWIGFSDNIELNIVIRTMVVKDGIAHIQAGAGIVIDSNPKYEYKESLKKAKALWKAIELCEAKKVNSLE
- the folK gene encoding 2-amino-4-hydroxy-6-hydroxymethyldihydropteridine diphosphokinase — translated: MTREAYIALGSNQGDRQLYMFKAIKSLQLHPQITITKTSSIYETNPVGYTDQDQFLNMVIKVNTDLSALDLLTICQHTEEQLGRKREIRWGPRTIDLDILLYNQENIETEQLIVPHPRMLERAFVMVPLLEIDQHVVLGKGVDSSSVNINKLIDREGVHVWKRRIGEDVFERFES
- the pabC gene encoding aminodeoxychorismate lyase, whose product is MYIYLDGKIIKKEDAKISPFDHGYMYGIGLFETLAVYDGHPFLLDDHLSRLNEGLNSLAIDIELHRDEIFSIITRLLNKNNLSNAYVRLNVSAGVGDIGLSVEHYTKPTVIIYIKPLQVPVAEKAGVFLKTKRNTPEGKSRLKSHHFLNNVFGKREIGVDATKEGIFLSQKGFIAEGIVSNVFWVKNDKIYTPSLETGILNGVTRQFVMTLAKHNGLHIDDGLFKPDEMLMADEVFVTNSIQELIPIYKIEHRYFQGNKGMVFNTLKKQYNETKKSLWSRVDLHSFWKE